A single region of the Moorena sp. SIOASIH genome encodes:
- a CDS encoding DUF928 domain-containing protein, with amino-acid sequence MKSNKLAVRLPLCFTLLFLGMNLIHSLPTQAIGFRNTQNPRPERARGGASRGEDICFSDSKTTTSSVTPLMPATNLGLTVAKRPTLLVYVPQTSAKQAFLSFEDEQRNHHYQTFLRLPNQPGVMAVQLPPEAPPLKVGKNYQWSLVMICGEYLEPDSPEVTGWIRRVEANSTLMNQHTLKASLEKASLFAESGIWVDSVSTLADLRRAEPSNSVYRSHWEELLQSVGLNAIANQPLLNK; translated from the coding sequence ATGAAATCAAACAAATTAGCCGTGAGATTACCACTTTGTTTTACCTTACTATTCCTAGGAATGAATCTCATCCACAGTTTGCCAACTCAGGCGATCGGATTCAGAAATACGCAGAATCCAAGACCGGAGAGAGCAAGGGGAGGAGCTTCCCGGGGTGAAGATATTTGTTTCTCTGACTCTAAAACCACCACTTCATCAGTCACACCGCTGATGCCAGCCACTAATTTGGGCTTAACGGTAGCAAAACGTCCAACTTTGCTGGTATATGTTCCTCAGACTTCAGCTAAACAAGCTTTTTTAAGTTTCGAGGATGAACAGCGAAACCATCATTACCAGACCTTTTTACGTCTGCCTAATCAGCCAGGTGTGATGGCGGTTCAATTACCACCTGAGGCTCCACCACTAAAGGTCGGTAAGAATTACCAGTGGTCTTTGGTGATGATTTGTGGGGAGTATTTAGAACCAGATAGTCCTGAGGTAACTGGATGGATTCGTCGAGTTGAAGCCAATTCTACCTTGATGAATCAGCACACATTAAAAGCCTCACTGGAGAAAGCCTCATTGTTTGCTGAATCAGGGATTTGGGTCGATAGTGTCTCTACCCTCGCTGATTTAAGGCGAGCTGAACCAAGCAATTCAGTCTATCGCTCCCATTGGGAAGAACTCTTACAATCAGTAGGACTAAATGCGATCGCTAACCAGCCGTTGCTCAATAAATAA
- a CDS encoding CHASE2 domain-containing protein gives MAALVTVLDTAGWFQLLEWATLDQFFRLRPVEDIDNRIVIITIDESDLTQLGGWPISDAVLAELIKKIKAYRPQGIGLDIYRDFPVEPGYQEFVEVMKSTPNLIGVKSLVRDKRVAPPPTLAKLDQVALADLVLDGDGKVRRSLISAADESGKDIPTLGVRLSLMYLQAKGINLKKIDGRREYYQLGQARFFNLTEKNAGYQGADLGGYQILLNYRGSQERFHTVSISDVLSNRISPEQLYNRIVLIGMTAPSLNDIFPTPYDSSLSSTVQEMPGVVIHANIASQMLSAALDGRVLLRIWSVNAQGLWIFCCSLIGAVGSWLLPDNKWLKKHLLSKLILSILITGGMIVGGSYLVFLTGWWIPVISPLMALGLSAILGTNTHNQWQLKQANQQLQEYSRTLEVKVRERTQELETAKVAADVANQAKSEFLANMSHELRTPLNGILGYAQILKRSSNISKSDLDGIGIIHQCGSHLLTLINDILDLSKIEARKLELHKSDIHFTSFLMGVVEICRIRAQQKGILFIYHADPQLPVGIYGDEKRLRQVLINLLGNAIKFTDTGSVTFQVSLIGSPLNGDRSHTIRFQIEDTGVGMTPEQLKKIFLPFEQVGDTKKQSEGTGLGLAISMKLLSLMGSEIKVESTLGEGSRFWIDLELATPTQSPEQETVVDSSNIVGIKGKPPTILIVDDHLNNRSLLINLLESIGFRCFEATNGQEGYQQATEIKPDLILTDIVMPIMDGLEMIGAIRKSQQLPNVVIMVVSASAFETDIENSIKAGADAFLSKPINMDVLLNQLQKFLKLNWIYEPNNNLESITSENLSLETGEILAPPAEVIEKLFELAKRGNIHGIEKTVVELEQRDKKFGPFANELKQLATSFQVKQIREFIKSFRG, from the coding sequence GTGGCTGCACTGGTCACTGTTTTGGATACGGCAGGATGGTTCCAGTTACTGGAGTGGGCTACCCTGGATCAATTTTTTCGCCTGCGTCCGGTTGAAGACATTGATAATCGCATTGTGATTATCACCATAGATGAATCGGATCTGACTCAACTGGGAGGATGGCCGATTTCTGATGCTGTTTTAGCTGAGTTAATCAAAAAAATTAAAGCATACCGGCCTCAAGGTATTGGTCTGGATATTTATCGCGATTTTCCAGTGGAACCTGGTTATCAGGAGTTCGTTGAGGTGATGAAGTCCACACCGAACTTGATTGGAGTGAAGTCCCTCGTGAGGGATAAAAGAGTTGCCCCACCTCCGACCTTAGCAAAACTCGATCAAGTTGCTCTAGCAGATTTGGTGTTAGATGGGGATGGTAAAGTAAGGCGAAGCTTGATATCAGCAGCAGATGAATCCGGTAAGGATATACCTACCTTAGGCGTTAGATTGAGCTTGATGTATCTTCAAGCCAAAGGGATCAATCTCAAAAAAATCGATGGGAGGCGCGAGTATTACCAATTAGGTCAAGCAAGATTTTTCAATCTAACCGAGAAAAATGCTGGTTATCAAGGTGCAGATCTTGGAGGCTACCAAATATTGTTGAATTACCGTGGCAGCCAAGAGCGCTTCCATACAGTTTCAATCAGTGATGTTCTCAGCAATAGAATTTCGCCGGAGCAGTTGTACAATCGCATTGTTTTGATTGGTATGACCGCACCGAGCCTTAACGACATTTTTCCGACTCCCTATGATAGCAGTCTCAGCTCTACCGTTCAGGAAATGCCTGGTGTTGTTATTCATGCTAATATCGCCAGCCAGATGTTGAGTGCAGCACTTGATGGACGAGTTCTGCTGCGAATATGGTCTGTTAACGCACAGGGGCTATGGATTTTTTGTTGTTCGTTGATCGGAGCCGTAGGCAGTTGGCTATTACCAGATAATAAGTGGTTAAAAAAACATCTCCTGAGCAAATTAATTCTGAGTATTTTGATTACAGGGGGCATGATTGTCGGTGGTAGCTATTTAGTCTTTTTAACAGGTTGGTGGATTCCTGTAATTTCCCCATTAATGGCTCTAGGTTTATCAGCAATTTTAGGAACTAATACCCACAATCAATGGCAATTGAAACAAGCTAACCAGCAATTGCAAGAGTATTCTCGCACTCTGGAGGTCAAAGTTAGGGAGCGCACCCAAGAATTAGAAACAGCCAAAGTAGCTGCTGATGTGGCTAACCAGGCAAAAAGCGAATTTTTGGCTAACATGAGCCATGAACTGCGCACTCCCCTCAATGGCATTCTGGGATACGCTCAAATCCTCAAACGCTCCTCGAATATAAGTAAATCAGACCTGGATGGCATCGGTATTATTCACCAGTGTGGCTCCCATTTACTTACTTTAATCAATGATATTTTAGACCTATCCAAAATTGAAGCTCGGAAACTAGAGCTGCACAAAAGTGATATTCATTTTACTTCCTTCTTGATGGGCGTAGTAGAAATTTGTCGGATTCGTGCCCAACAAAAAGGTATATTGTTTATTTACCATGCCGATCCTCAGCTGCCAGTGGGAATTTATGGGGATGAAAAACGCCTGCGGCAAGTTTTAATTAATTTACTGGGTAATGCGATTAAGTTTACTGATACTGGAAGTGTGACCTTTCAAGTAAGTTTAATCGGTTCACCGTTGAATGGTGACCGTTCCCACACAATCAGGTTTCAAATTGAAGATACTGGTGTAGGAATGACTCCAGAACAATTGAAAAAGATTTTTTTGCCGTTTGAGCAGGTAGGAGATACTAAAAAACAGTCAGAAGGCACTGGCTTGGGATTGGCAATTAGTATGAAACTTCTCTCCCTAATGGGGAGTGAAATAAAAGTGGAGAGTACTTTAGGTGAAGGAAGTAGGTTTTGGATAGATTTAGAACTAGCTACTCCTACCCAATCGCCCGAACAAGAAACAGTCGTAGACAGCAGCAATATTGTTGGGATTAAAGGGAAGCCTCCAACCATCCTAATAGTGGATGATCATCTCAACAATCGCTCGTTACTTATTAACCTACTAGAGTCGATTGGATTTCGTTGTTTTGAAGCAACTAATGGTCAAGAAGGTTATCAGCAAGCAACAGAAATTAAGCCCGATTTAATTTTGACAGACATTGTGATGCCAATTATGGATGGATTGGAAATGATCGGTGCTATTAGAAAATCACAGCAACTGCCAAATGTAGTGATTATGGTTGTATCTGCTAGTGCCTTTGAAACTGACATAGAAAACAGTATAAAGGCTGGAGCTGATGCATTTTTATCTAAGCCAATTAACATGGATGTTCTTTTGAATCAGTTACAAAAATTTTTAAAACTTAATTGGATTTATGAACCCAATAATAACCTAGAAAGTATAACTTCAGAAAATCTATCACTGGAGACAGGTGAAATTTTGGCTCCACCAGCTGAGGTAATTGAAAAGCTATTTGAATTGGCAAAGAGAGGCAATATCCATGGCATAGAGAAAACCGTGGTTGAACTGGAACAGAGAGATAAAAAATTTGGGCCTTTTGCCAATGAGTTAAAGCAATTAGCAACTAGCTTTCAGGTTAAGCAAATTCGGGAATTTATCAAATCCTTCAGGGGGTAA
- a CDS encoding hybrid sensor histidine kinase/response regulator has product MTITKVEQATILIVDDNPTNLKVLSEAIANSGWEILVATDGETAIDQTEYATPDLILLDVMMPGMDGFETCRRLKSNPATNEIPVIFMTALNDTVDKIKGLSLGAVDYITKPFQTEEVLARLKVHLQLHFLTKQLEDQNLYLEERVAERTADLQQANQQLRELEAQLRKALAEEQEFNHLKSRMIIAISHEYRTPLTSILSSSELLEAYCHRWDKSKQSQHFQRIREAVQRITDLMGNVMFLNKAEFEQLEFQPTPLDLGVFVRDLVDDMQQHYGDQHRLILNIDQNCGRPLFDSKLLLQILTHLIDNAIKYSPNGGKVLIKFACQNNQVIFEVSDDGIGIPRKDQHNLFNAFHRGSNVENISGSGLGLAIVKKCVDIHGGTISLNSDVSFGTTFTVMLPRRVLDADQLLKVTGKSIPDYQSGSHFLH; this is encoded by the coding sequence ATGACTATCACTAAAGTTGAGCAAGCCACTATCTTGATCGTTGATGACAATCCCACGAATCTGAAAGTGTTGTCGGAAGCGATCGCAAATTCGGGATGGGAAATCTTGGTAGCAACTGATGGTGAAACGGCTATCGATCAGACCGAATATGCAACACCAGATCTGATTTTGTTAGATGTAATGATGCCGGGAATGGATGGTTTTGAAACCTGCCGCCGACTGAAATCTAATCCGGCAACTAATGAAATACCAGTGATTTTTATGACTGCTCTAAATGACACGGTTGATAAGATAAAAGGTTTGTCCCTGGGGGCTGTAGATTACATCACTAAGCCGTTTCAGACTGAAGAAGTGTTAGCCCGTCTCAAGGTGCATTTACAACTGCATTTCCTGACCAAACAACTAGAAGACCAAAATCTGTACTTAGAGGAACGGGTAGCGGAACGCACTGCTGATCTACAACAGGCAAACCAGCAACTGCGAGAATTAGAAGCTCAGCTACGCAAAGCTCTAGCCGAAGAACAAGAATTCAATCATCTGAAATCTCGGATGATCATAGCCATTTCCCATGAGTACCGCACGCCCTTGACTAGCATTCTCTCCAGTTCTGAACTGCTGGAAGCTTACTGCCATAGATGGGATAAATCTAAGCAAAGCCAACATTTTCAACGGATCCGAGAGGCTGTTCAACGGATAACGGACTTAATGGGTAATGTGATGTTCCTGAATAAGGCAGAATTTGAACAACTGGAGTTTCAGCCTACTCCTTTGGATTTAGGGGTATTTGTGCGTGATCTAGTGGATGACATGCAACAGCACTATGGTGATCAACATCGCCTGATTTTAAACATTGATCAAAACTGTGGGCGACCGTTGTTTGATTCTAAGCTGCTACTGCAAATCCTTACCCATCTGATTGACAATGCCATCAAGTATTCCCCTAATGGAGGTAAGGTTTTGATCAAGTTTGCCTGTCAAAATAACCAAGTCATTTTTGAGGTGAGTGATGACGGGATTGGTATTCCTAGGAAAGACCAACATAATCTGTTTAATGCTTTTCATAGAGGCTCGAATGTAGAAAATATTTCTGGTAGTGGACTGGGGTTAGCTATTGTCAAAAAATGTGTCGATATTCATGGTGGGACAATTAGTCTAAACAGTGATGTCAGTTTTGGCACTACGTTTACGGTAATGCTGCCTCGTAGAGTATTAGATGCGGATCAACTGCTCAAGGTAACTGGAAAGTCCATTCCTGATTACCAATCTGGATCACATTTCCTGCACTGA
- a CDS encoding FHA domain-containing protein, whose translation MSGNSPPLIQTLTPDRWAGWSMDFIGAGYIALFVKNGRCVRVWKPGRHVSFALPWLEKCELLLVDSKLRHLPITSQGDFLSRDQYLVNVSLNVMYQVVDAKRVALEISDPIAALTSAVKDSLGVAISHLRMEQLTNQGRVDVRQYVLDHVDVYYSVGFSIEDVRVSDISFPNTRGIIRQVEGMSARQEAEHEAVLKMQIANAGRPELSAPPIQQVNILPGGEANSKHSIVNQEVPRATIPDESAATPSLPIRDQPVLAPTVLFSNPTPPSKGRLVNRSSGTIIVLSANPFTIGREPTNTLVLEDAMCSRNHAQILQIPEPQDKVRYQIIDVGSSNGTFVNQQRLTSHQPFWLSAGNVIQIGNQEWTFQLP comes from the coding sequence ATGTCTGGTAACTCACCCCCACTGATTCAAACCCTGACCCCAGACCGTTGGGCAGGGTGGAGCATGGACTTTATCGGGGCAGGCTATATCGCTTTATTTGTCAAAAATGGTCGGTGCGTGCGGGTATGGAAACCAGGCCGTCATGTCAGCTTTGCCCTACCCTGGCTAGAAAAATGTGAACTGCTCCTAGTAGACAGCAAACTCCGGCACTTGCCTATTACCTCCCAAGGAGACTTTCTATCCCGCGATCAGTATCTTGTCAATGTCTCTTTGAATGTAATGTATCAAGTGGTAGATGCCAAACGAGTTGCCCTAGAAATATCTGACCCCATTGCTGCCCTAACTAGTGCCGTTAAAGATAGCTTAGGAGTAGCAATTAGTCACCTGAGGATGGAACAGTTAACCAATCAGGGACGAGTAGACGTCCGACAATACGTTCTCGACCATGTTGACGTTTACTATAGCGTAGGCTTTTCCATCGAAGATGTGCGAGTCAGTGACATCAGCTTTCCTAACACACGGGGGATAATTCGTCAAGTCGAAGGCATGAGTGCTCGACAGGAAGCAGAACATGAAGCGGTCCTAAAAATGCAGATTGCCAATGCTGGTCGCCCAGAACTCTCTGCACCACCAATCCAGCAAGTCAATATCCTCCCTGGTGGAGAAGCTAACTCTAAACACTCCATTGTCAATCAGGAAGTACCTAGGGCTACAATTCCAGACGAATCAGCCGCCACACCTAGTCTGCCGATTCGCGATCAACCAGTACTTGCCCCAACCGTACTTTTTTCCAATCCTACCCCACCAAGCAAGGGGCGTTTAGTAAACCGTTCATCCGGTACCATCATTGTTTTGTCTGCTAATCCTTTCACCATTGGCAGAGAACCCACGAACACCCTAGTGTTAGAAGATGCGATGTGTTCTCGCAACCATGCCCAAATTCTCCAAATTCCAGAGCCTCAGGACAAAGTGCGCTATCAAATCATTGATGTAGGTAGTTCCAATGGTACTTTTGTGAACCAACAGCGGCTTACCTCCCATCAACCCTTTTGGCTCAGTGCAGGAAATGTGATCCAGATTGGTAATCAGGAATGGACTTTCCAGTTACCTTGA
- a CDS encoding DUF2281 domain-containing protein has product MNTELALWKVVISLPESLKTELLHYADYLREKYQNNTQYHQEKMETTQGYGSWAGQIIMSDDFDEPLEDLAEYM; this is encoded by the coding sequence ATGAATACTGAGTTAGCTTTATGGAAAGTCGTTATTAGTCTGCCTGAATCTCTCAAGACGGAACTATTACATTATGCCGACTATTTACGAGAAAAATATCAAAATAATACACAATATCATCAAGAAAAGATGGAAACCACTCAGGGTTATGGTAGTTGGGCAGGTCAAATCATTATGTCAGATGATTTTGATGAACCATTAGAAGATTTGGCGGAATATATGTAA
- a CDS encoding NB-ARC domain-containing protein: MPRSLKVRQECIEQVKLAVRRNGFPSQRALAEDVGFALATVSNFLTGKPVDYITFEEICHKLALEWRAIANLDVDLPSQAVDDPPSQAVDQNPQITTSSKRQDLGEAIDVTNFYGRKEELATLKQWIINDHCRLITLIGMGGIGKTTLSVKLAQLLQSEFQYLIWRSLRNAPPIHELLTDLIGFLSDQQETTLPESLDGTISCLIDYLRAERCLFILDNVESILSPDQRAGAYRPGYEGYGQLLRSWGETNHQSCLVLTSREKPREIRNKEGVNAPIRSLRLPGLTEGEGEKILAEKGFSVSKDECQALVEFYGGNPLALKIVATTIYELFDGDVAQFLEEGTIVFGDISDLMDQQFNRLSTIEQQVMYWLTINREWVSFKELQGDIIPAVSFKHLLETLESLQLRSLIENTSGKFTQQPVVMEYVSDRLIEEIFQEIKTGEIALLERCALIKAQAKDYVRNAQIQLILKPITEQLLNLLGLPENVQNYLNQILSKLKSFPPRKPGYAGGNVLNLLWQLDLDLTGYDFSNLTVWQAYLQGMNLHRVNFAKADLSKSAFTRTLGGVLSATFSPDGKLLATSVDNEIWLWDVANIKQIITYNGHTAWVQCLAISPEGEILASGSNDQTIRLWNVQTGQCLKTLRGHTSWVQSLGFSPDGEMLASGSHDQTVKLWNVHTGKCLQTLSGHSNPVFFTTFSPNGQTLVTAGEDQTLRVWDINTCSCLQVLEIPINWILSIALSPDGETLATGSDGTTVKFWDLASGECIKTLPDYNSHVWSVAFSPDGKTLVTGSEDTTVKISEVETGKCLQTFHEYRNSPLGNSYPSRIWLVAVNPDGQTLLSVSENQTMKLWDIHTGQCLRTVEGYSNWILSVAFSPDGQMLASSSEDQRVRLWDIETGQCLQTLSGHTNLVSSVTFAPKDDQILASSSDDTTIKLWDANTGECLQTLWGHDSWVHSVSFSPEVEILASASRDQTVKLWDWHTGECLHTLEGHIQQVKTISFSPCGKILASGSHDNTIKLWDVTTGTCLQTLPGHEDWVLSVVFSPGANLLVSASGDQTIKLWDVETGQCLQTLSGHTSRVRTIAFSPDGKSLASGSDDQTVQLWDISTGTVLKLFQGHHKAVRSIAFSPNRPVLVSSSEDETIKLWNLDTGECIKTLRIDRPYERMNIKNAIGLTKPQKNTLKALGAVEKE, translated from the coding sequence ATGCCCAGGTCGCTCAAAGTTCGTCAGGAGTGCATTGAACAAGTTAAACTGGCAGTCAGGCGTAACGGTTTTCCGAGCCAGAGGGCTTTGGCTGAAGATGTGGGGTTTGCCTTAGCCACAGTCAGCAACTTCCTGACCGGTAAACCCGTTGACTATATTACTTTTGAAGAAATTTGTCATAAATTGGCACTGGAATGGAGAGCCATTGCCAATTTGGATGTTGACCTGCCATCCCAGGCTGTAGATGATCCGCCATCCCAGGCTGTAGATCAAAACCCACAGATCACAACCTCTAGCAAACGCCAAGACTTGGGAGAAGCAATTGATGTTACCAATTTCTACGGGCGCAAGGAAGAATTAGCCACACTCAAACAATGGATTATTAATGACCATTGCCGACTGATTACCTTAATTGGCATGGGTGGAATTGGTAAAACAACTTTGTCTGTGAAGTTAGCCCAGCTTCTACAATCGGAATTTCAGTACCTGATTTGGCGAAGTTTGCGTAATGCCCCACCCATTCACGAGCTTTTGACGGACCTGATTGGGTTTTTGTCTGATCAGCAAGAAACGACTTTACCAGAAAGCTTAGATGGTACAATATCCTGTTTAATCGACTATCTGCGGGCAGAGCGTTGTTTGTTCATCTTAGATAATGTAGAGTCAATTCTATCCCCTGACCAACGGGCAGGAGCCTATCGCCCAGGATATGAAGGCTATGGGCAGCTGCTCAGAAGCTGGGGCGAGACTAACCATCAAAGTTGTCTGGTGTTGACCAGTCGGGAGAAACCCAGAGAAATTAGAAATAAAGAAGGTGTCAACGCTCCGATTCGTTCCCTGAGGTTACCTGGCTTAACCGAGGGAGAAGGGGAGAAAATTCTCGCCGAAAAAGGCTTTTCTGTCTCAAAAGACGAATGTCAAGCACTGGTAGAGTTTTATGGGGGCAATCCTTTAGCCTTGAAGATTGTTGCCACGACAATTTATGAGTTGTTTGACGGCGATGTGGCTCAGTTTTTAGAAGAAGGCACGATTGTCTTTGGTGATATTTCCGATTTAATGGACCAGCAGTTTAATCGCTTGTCAACTATAGAACAACAGGTGATGTACTGGTTGACAATTAATCGAGAATGGGTTTCATTTAAGGAGCTACAAGGGGACATTATTCCGGCTGTTTCCTTCAAACATTTATTAGAAACCTTAGAATCTCTACAATTGCGCTCACTGATTGAGAATACTTCAGGGAAATTTACTCAACAACCCGTGGTGATGGAGTATGTCAGCGATCGCTTAATTGAAGAGATTTTTCAAGAAATTAAAACGGGAGAAATAGCACTATTGGAGCGCTGTGCCTTAATCAAAGCCCAAGCCAAAGATTATGTGAGAAATGCCCAAATTCAGCTGATTCTCAAACCGATTACCGAGCAACTCCTCAACCTGCTTGGCCTCCCAGAAAATGTGCAAAACTATTTGAATCAAATTTTATCAAAGCTGAAGTCTTTTCCCCCTCGAAAACCTGGATATGCCGGGGGGAATGTTCTGAATTTACTCTGGCAGCTTGATCTTGACCTGACTGGCTATGATTTTTCTAACTTAACGGTTTGGCAAGCTTACCTACAGGGGATGAATTTGCATCGAGTCAACTTTGCCAAAGCCGATTTAAGTAAGTCAGCTTTTACTCGCACCTTAGGGGGGGTTTTATCAGCGACCTTTAGCCCAGATGGGAAACTCCTGGCAACTAGTGTTGATAATGAGATTTGGTTGTGGGACGTTGCCAACATCAAACAAATTATTACCTACAATGGTCACACGGCTTGGGTGCAATGTCTGGCTATTAGTCCAGAGGGAGAAATTTTAGCTAGTGGTAGTAACGACCAAACGATCAGGTTGTGGAATGTCCAGACCGGGCAATGTCTGAAAACACTGCGAGGTCATACCAGTTGGGTGCAATCCCTAGGGTTTAGTCCAGACGGGGAAATGTTAGCCAGTGGTAGCCATGACCAAACGGTAAAGCTGTGGAATGTTCACACTGGAAAATGTCTGCAAACCTTGTCAGGGCATAGCAATCCGGTATTTTTTACTACCTTCAGTCCCAATGGACAAACGTTGGTCACTGCGGGTGAAGACCAAACTTTGAGAGTCTGGGATATCAACACTTGTTCTTGCCTGCAAGTCCTAGAAATCCCGATCAATTGGATATTATCGATTGCCCTTAGCCCAGATGGAGAAACATTGGCAACTGGAAGTGATGGCACAACGGTAAAATTTTGGGATTTAGCCAGTGGTGAGTGTATCAAAACCTTACCAGACTACAACAGTCATGTGTGGTCAGTGGCTTTCAGCCCAGATGGTAAAACACTGGTGACCGGTAGTGAGGATACAACGGTTAAAATCTCGGAGGTGGAAACTGGGAAATGTCTGCAAACGTTCCACGAGTATCGCAATTCCCCTTTAGGTAATAGCTACCCTTCACGGATTTGGTTGGTTGCTGTTAATCCCGATGGTCAAACCTTGCTGAGTGTGAGTGAAAACCAAACCATGAAGTTATGGGATATCCACACAGGACAATGTTTAAGAACAGTGGAGGGGTATAGTAATTGGATATTATCCGTTGCTTTTAGTCCAGATGGTCAAATGTTGGCCAGTAGCAGCGAAGACCAACGGGTAAGATTGTGGGATATTGAGACGGGGCAATGTCTACAAACCTTGTCAGGACATACTAATCTGGTCTCATCAGTCACTTTTGCTCCCAAAGACGATCAGATTCTGGCCAGTAGCAGCGACGACACAACTATCAAACTTTGGGATGCAAATACAGGAGAGTGTTTGCAAACACTGTGGGGACACGATAGTTGGGTGCATTCGGTCAGCTTCAGTCCAGAGGTCGAAATTTTAGCAAGTGCCAGTCGTGACCAAACCGTAAAGCTTTGGGATTGGCATACGGGAGAATGTCTGCACACCTTAGAAGGGCATATTCAGCAGGTCAAAACCATTAGTTTCAGTCCCTGCGGTAAAATCCTAGCCAGTGGTAGCCATGACAACACTATCAAACTTTGGGATGTCACTACCGGAACCTGTCTACAAACATTGCCAGGTCACGAGGATTGGGTTTTATCGGTTGTGTTCAGTCCCGGTGCCAATCTGCTGGTGAGTGCCAGTGGAGACCAGACGATTAAACTGTGGGATGTTGAGACGGGGCAATGTCTACAAACCTTATCCGGTCACACATCTCGAGTCAGAACAATTGCCTTTAGTCCAGATGGCAAGAGTTTAGCCAGTGGCAGTGATGACCAGACTGTTCAACTGTGGGATATCAGTACAGGTACTGTTCTCAAACTATTTCAGGGACACCACAAAGCTGTCCGCTCAATTGCCTTTAGTCCTAATCGTCCTGTGTTAGTGAGTAGCAGCGAAGATGAAACCATTAAGCTTTGGAATCTTGACACTGGTGAATGTATAAAAACCCTGAGAATTGATCGACCCTATGAACGGATGAATATTAAAAACGCCATTGGGTTAACCAAACCTCAGAAAAACACGTTAAAAGCTTTAGGTGCAGTAGAGAAAGAGTGA